The Etheostoma cragini isolate CJK2018 chromosome 5, CSU_Ecrag_1.0, whole genome shotgun sequence genome contains a region encoding:
- the LOC117944425 gene encoding protein FAM163B, which produces MSAGTVVIAGGILATVILLTIVAVLCLCRLQYYCCKREESEKGEEEEPGLATMSPSWPLALSAPPTPPTPEHCGNDPENYTPTFLTEANGPASYFPTPPPRRCQRSHAFCPSCARCSLPFYLQHPERLYNGGRRISYRTVQQQDLELPIDLASFYQKLNLIRSVTMREVVNHSVSTDV; this is translated from the exons ATGTCAGCCGGGACAGTGGTCATCGCAGGAGGAATTCTGGCTACAGTCATCTTACTGACCATCGTCGCTGTACTGTGTTTATGTAGGTTGCAG TATTACTGCTGTAAGAGGGAGGAGTCTGAGaagggggaagaggaggaacCGGGGCTCGCCACCATGTCGCCTTCCTGGCCCCTGGCTCTGTCTGCCCCCCCTACACCTCCAACGCCGGAGCACTGCGGCAACGACCCAGAGAACTACACCCCCACCTTCCTCACTGAGGCCAACGGGCCTGCCAGCTATTTCCCAACACCTCCGCCGCGCAGGTGCCAGCGCTCACACGCCTTTTGCCCATCCTGCGCCCGCTGCTCGCTGCCCTTCTACCTGCAGCACCCGGAGAGGCTGTACAACGGTGGGCGCAGAATCAGCTACAGGACTGTGCAGCAGCAGGACCTGGAGCTGCCCATAGATCTGGCCAGCTTCTACCAGAAGCTCAACCTCATCCGTTCCGTCACCATGAGGGAGGTGGTCAACCACAGCGTCAGCACTGACGTCTAG